A stretch of DNA from Bacteroidales bacterium:
ACAAAACTATTATCATTGGTGTTAACGAAGATACACTTAGTAATTCAGACACCATTATTTCGAATGCGTCCTGTACAGCTAACTGTGCTGCTACTCTTTTAAAAATTATGCATGAGAATTTCGTCATCGAAAAGGTTTTTATGAACACCGTGCATCCTGCAACCAATAACCAGCGGCTTGTTGATGCACCCCATTCTGACCTCAGGCGCTCACGAACCGCATTGTCGAATATCATTCCTACTACTTCCACTGCGATACCTATTATCAAAAAACTGATGCCATTTCTGAGCGATTGTTTCGACGGGCTGGCTACCCGGGTTCCTGTTTATGATGGTTCGTTAATAGAACTCAACATCGTTATTAAGAAAAAAACAGATGCCGTTGAAGTAAATAATATTTTCAGAAAAGCAGCTGAAGAAAAATATAAAGGAATCATTGAATATACAAACGAACCTGTTGTTTCAAGCGACATTATCGGCAACCTTCATTCGGCAATATTCGACAGCCTTTCAACAAAAGTCATAAAAAATGATTTTGTTCAAATCATCGGCTGGTATGATAATGAATTTGGGTATTCGAGCAGGGTGGTGGACCTGATTAAGCTGATGAAAAAAATCATTTAAAGTTTTTTATAAAGCTATGATAGATACAGTCAGAGAAAATGTCGGGATAATATCTATTATCTTTCTTATAACTTAAATGAATCATAAATTATGCTCTTGATTTTTAATTTTTTTATTATAAAAAACGTTTTCATGAAACTCTTATTTAAATTTCCAAATATTGTCATCAAGATATACAGAAATATGAAAAATTTCGTTTAATAGTTTTGTCCTGATTTTGTTAACTTTGCTCTACAAAACAAATATGAATATTATATGAAAAATAAGTGTTTATAAGAAAAAATTAATGTTAACATATCAAAATGTTTTGAATGCCATCTTTGAAGCTGTTGATGAATTTAATCTTCTTCACCAGACAGATCAGCTTCTTGAAAAGTCAGCAAACACGGCGCTTTTTAACCGTCCCGGTTATACGCGAAAAGGCGTTCTCGATTCGCTGGGGCTGATTAATTTTTTAGTTGTTCTTGAAGAAACCTTTAAAAGAAAACTTCCCGGTTTTTATTTGAATATTGCAGGCTTACTGGAAAGCAAACATGATACTTTGAAAAACATAGATACTCTTGCAAAAGCAATAGTGGAAATGCCGGAAAAAACGAATCCCGATGAATAAGGATAGTATAAAATGTCTTTTGTTATCAGATTTTACCATAAATAACCTTGCCGGATATTTGGAAAAAGATACGAACGACCTGGGAATAAAAACAATTATTCCTCCATTTAACCAGGTGAAGCAAATTTTGATAGACCATGAATCGGCTTGCTGGATAGAAAAGCCCGATGTTGCCTTTGTATGGACAAGGCCGGAAGGAGTGATAAGCAGTTTTAATAAAGTACTGAACTCTGAAGAATATAGTATTGATGAAGTGCTTGATGAAGTGGATGTTTTTTCAGACATGCTGAAAAACATTAAAAAGCTGGTGAATAAGGTTTTTATTGCGAGCTGGAGTTACGATCCGGAAATAAAATCATGGGCAATGCTTGATTACAAGGCAGGTATTGGAATCCCATACACCATCATGCAAATGAATAAGCGCCTTATGGATAATTTTTCTGGTGTTAATGATTTTATATTTCTCGATTCACAAAAGTGGGTGGCTTTATGCGGAAAAGATGCTTACCATGCTCAGCACTGGTATCTGAGCAAAACCCCTTTTCATTTTTCTGTTTTTTCTCATGCTGCCGGAACACTTAAATCAAGCATCCGTGCATTGTCAGGAAAATCAAGAAAAATCATCATCCTTGACCTTGATGATACGTTGTGGGGGGGCATTGTTGGCGATTTGGGATGGGAGAACATAAAACTCGGTGGCCACGACCCTGTAGGAGAGGCCTTTGTTGACTTTCAGAAAACATTAAAATCATACAAAAACAAAGGAGTGTTGCTTGCCATAGTAAGTAAAAATGATGAAAATAAAGCTCTCGAAGTGTTTGACAAACATCCCGAAATGTTACTTCGTAGAGATGATTTTGCAGGGTGGAAAATAAACTGGGGCGACAAAGCAGCTAACATTGCTGCATTGATGAAAGATGTAAATCTGGGTTTTGAATCTGCTGTTTTTATTGATGATAACCCTTCTGAAAGAGCCAGAATAAAGGAGTCATTTCCTGAAATTCTTGTCCCCGAAATGCCTCAGGATAAAATGTTGTTTGTAAAAACACTTCACAGTCTGGATTGTTTTAATACTGCTTTTGTCAGTGAAGAAGACCTGTCAAGAAACCGTATGTATGCTGAAGAAAAAAACAGGAGAAGTGAAAAGGCTATATTTAGAAACATTGAAGACTGGATAAAAACAACAGGTATTAAAGTTTGTGTGGAAAAACTGAATATCACAAATATCGAAAGAACTGTTCAGTTGTTGAATAAAACCAATCAGATGAACCTTTCCACAAGGAGAATGACGGAAAAAGAATTGACAGAATGGGCTGATGAAAAACCCCATTTTATGTGGACCTTTACTGTTTCTGACAAATTTGGTAACTCCGGCCTTACAGGGATACTTGGCTTAAATGTCATAGGCGATGTTTGCAGAATTGAAGATTTTGTTTTGAGCTGCAGGGTTTTTGGAAGAAAAATCGAAGAAGTCATGATTGGGTATGCATATAATAAAGCAATACTTTTGAAATGTAAAACCATAGTAGCAGAATACATCCCAACCGATAAAAATACTCCCTGCTTCAATTTTTTTAAGAATTCGGGATTTGCTGAAAATGCTAACCTGTTCGAGCTGGAGACAAGCAAGAAATTTTTAATACCTGATTTTA
This window harbors:
- the gap gene encoding type I glyceraldehyde-3-phosphate dehydrogenase — its product is MSVKIGINGFGRIGKLVFRLLQEKPDIEIVGINDPADTKVLAHLLKYDTAHGKFSGTIEVTGDKLVVNGKKINVYHEKAPALIPRTMHGTDIVIESSGVFTSREQLMQHLKSGARKVILTCPPTGELDKTIIIGVNEDTLSNSDTIISNASCTANCAATLLKIMHENFVIEKVFMNTVHPATNNQRLVDAPHSDLRRSRTALSNIIPTTSTAIPIIKKLMPFLSDCFDGLATRVPVYDGSLIELNIVIKKKTDAVEVNNIFRKAAEEKYKGIIEYTNEPVVSSDIIGNLHSAIFDSLSTKVIKNDFVQIIGWYDNEFGYSSRVVDLIKLMKKII
- a CDS encoding HAD-IIIC family phosphatase; translation: MNKDSIKCLLLSDFTINNLAGYLEKDTNDLGIKTIIPPFNQVKQILIDHESACWIEKPDVAFVWTRPEGVISSFNKVLNSEEYSIDEVLDEVDVFSDMLKNIKKLVNKVFIASWSYDPEIKSWAMLDYKAGIGIPYTIMQMNKRLMDNFSGVNDFIFLDSQKWVALCGKDAYHAQHWYLSKTPFHFSVFSHAAGTLKSSIRALSGKSRKIIILDLDDTLWGGIVGDLGWENIKLGGHDPVGEAFVDFQKTLKSYKNKGVLLAIVSKNDENKALEVFDKHPEMLLRRDDFAGWKINWGDKAANIAALMKDVNLGFESAVFIDDNPSERARIKESFPEILVPEMPQDKMLFVKTLHSLDCFNTAFVSEEDLSRNRMYAEEKNRRSEKAIFRNIEDWIKTTGIKVCVEKLNITNIERTVQLLNKTNQMNLSTRRMTEKELTEWADEKPHFMWTFTVSDKFGNSGLTGILGLNVIGDVCRIEDFVLSCRVFGRKIEEVMIGYAYNKAILLKCKTIVAEYIPTDKNTPCFNFFKNSGFAENANLFELETSKKFLIPDFIEVFEK